One segment of Streptomyces sp. XD-27 DNA contains the following:
- a CDS encoding V-type ATP synthase subunit A, which translates to MGTVKSENTDQQDTLPRILRVAGPLIEMEYATGTAMHDLVWLGDARLTGEVVAISSGVVTVQAYEYTGGLAPGDLARPQGRPLSARLGPGLLSGIFDGLLRPLSLSGDWLLPGASGTGGPTVGERTWPFTPRGRTGETVPAGGLLGEVGTAGPVRVRVLVPPGAGGVLEWLAEEGEYPQDAVVAVVGGTEVRITGTWPIRTARPTRGRVGAPDALRTGQRAVDLLFPVARGGTVAVPGGFGTGKTMLLQQIAKWCDADVIVYVGCGERGNEMADVIDEFSRLADPRTGGRLADRTVTIANTSNMPMMAREASVHMGATVAEYFRDMGYDVVLIADSTSRWAEALREFASRTGALPAEEGYPADLASQIAAFYERSGAVTTLGGGRGSVTVIGAVSPPGGDLTEPVTAHTERFVRCLWSLDRDLAYARHYPAVSWAGSFSRDAAEVGARHAATGDPQWTQRRARIAGLLAEADRLADLVDLIGITALPAQERISVLAGRLVREGVLQQSALSERDTYCGAEKGVALVEAILAVVDRCRELVASGVPAVTVEELDFGPLLRAREEVGPHDAVGVAALRDTMLARLAEVRVGEVRVSEAGVSHA; encoded by the coding sequence GTGGGCACCGTGAAGTCCGAGAACACCGATCAGCAGGACACCCTCCCGCGCATCCTGCGGGTGGCCGGGCCACTGATCGAGATGGAGTACGCCACCGGGACCGCCATGCACGACCTGGTCTGGCTCGGCGACGCCCGGCTGACCGGCGAGGTGGTCGCCATCAGCAGCGGCGTGGTCACGGTCCAGGCGTACGAGTACACCGGAGGGCTCGCTCCCGGGGACCTCGCGCGCCCCCAGGGCCGCCCGCTGTCAGCCCGGCTCGGACCCGGGCTGCTGAGCGGGATCTTCGACGGTCTGCTGCGGCCGCTGTCCCTCAGCGGCGACTGGCTGCTGCCCGGAGCCTCCGGCACCGGTGGACCGACCGTCGGGGAGCGCACCTGGCCGTTCACCCCGCGCGGACGGACAGGAGAGACGGTCCCCGCAGGCGGGCTCCTCGGCGAGGTCGGTACGGCGGGCCCGGTGCGCGTACGCGTCCTCGTGCCGCCCGGCGCGGGCGGGGTCCTGGAATGGCTCGCCGAGGAGGGGGAGTACCCGCAGGACGCGGTGGTGGCCGTCGTGGGCGGGACCGAGGTGCGGATCACCGGCACCTGGCCGATCCGCACGGCCCGGCCGACCCGCGGCCGGGTCGGCGCGCCCGACGCGCTGCGCACCGGCCAGCGCGCCGTCGACCTGCTCTTCCCCGTCGCCCGGGGCGGCACCGTCGCCGTCCCCGGCGGATTCGGCACCGGCAAGACGATGCTGCTGCAGCAGATCGCCAAGTGGTGCGACGCCGACGTGATCGTCTATGTCGGCTGCGGCGAACGCGGCAACGAGATGGCCGACGTCATCGACGAGTTCTCCCGGCTTGCGGACCCGCGCACCGGCGGGCGGCTCGCCGACCGGACCGTGACCATCGCCAACACCTCCAACATGCCGATGATGGCCCGGGAAGCCAGCGTCCACATGGGCGCCACGGTCGCCGAGTACTTCCGGGACATGGGGTACGACGTGGTCCTCATCGCCGACTCCACCTCCCGCTGGGCCGAGGCGCTGCGCGAGTTCGCCTCCCGTACGGGCGCGCTGCCCGCCGAGGAGGGCTATCCGGCCGACCTCGCGTCACAGATCGCCGCGTTCTACGAGCGGTCCGGGGCCGTGACCACCCTCGGCGGCGGCCGGGGATCGGTCACCGTGATCGGCGCGGTCTCGCCGCCCGGTGGAGATCTCACCGAGCCGGTCACCGCGCACACCGAGCGGTTCGTGCGCTGCCTGTGGTCGCTGGACCGCGACCTCGCCTACGCCCGCCACTACCCGGCCGTCTCCTGGGCGGGCTCGTTCTCCCGCGACGCGGCAGAGGTCGGGGCCCGCCACGCCGCGACCGGCGATCCGCAATGGACCCAGCGGCGCGCCCGGATCGCCGGACTCCTGGCCGAAGCGGACCGGCTCGCCGACCTGGTGGACCTGATCGGCATCACGGCCCTGCCCGCGCAGGAGCGGATCAGTGTCCTGGCCGGACGGCTGGTCCGCGAGGGGGTGCTCCAGCAGAGCGCGCTGTCCGAACGCGACACGTACTGCGGTGCGGAGAAGGGCGTGGCGCTGGTGGAAGCCATCCTGGCGGTGGTGGACCGCTGCCGGGAGCTGGTGGCCTCGGGTGTCCCCGCCGTGACGGTCGAGGAGCTGGATTTCGGGCCCCTGCTGCGCGCCCGCGAAGAGGTCGGCCCGCACGACGCGGTGGGCGTGGCGGCCTTGCGGGACACCATGCTGGCCCGGCTCGCCGAGGTACGGGTGGGCGAGGTACGGGTGAGCGAGGCGGGGGTGAGCCACGCGTGA
- a CDS encoding V-type ATP synthase subunit E yields the protein MSAPASDIEASLEPVRAELLRRARADARELLGRADREATDLLRRAGAQAEAVLAEARRQGREEGMRAARDVLARARRTARAHELAARRDAYEELRRRTAERVRGLRGSPEYPALLERLTRHARLLLGSGADVTEHPSGGVVAVAGGRRVDCTLDALAARALARLGAETEHLWAP from the coding sequence ATGAGCGCGCCCGCCTCCGACATCGAGGCCTCGCTCGAACCCGTACGGGCCGAACTGCTGCGCAGAGCACGCGCCGACGCGCGGGAGCTGCTGGGCCGCGCCGACCGGGAGGCGACGGACCTCCTGCGCCGCGCCGGTGCGCAGGCCGAGGCCGTCCTGGCCGAAGCGCGCCGACAGGGCCGGGAGGAGGGCATGCGGGCGGCCCGGGACGTTCTCGCCCGCGCCCGCCGCACGGCCAGGGCCCACGAGCTGGCCGCCCGCCGCGACGCGTACGAAGAGTTGCGGCGGCGCACCGCCGAGCGCGTCCGGGGGCTGCGGGGGTCGCCCGAGTACCCCGCGCTGCTCGAACGCCTCACCCGGCACGCCCGACTGCTGCTGGGATCCGGGGCCGATGTCACCGAGCACCCCAGCGGGGGCGTGGTCGCCGTCGCCGGGGGCCGCCGGGTGGACTGCACCCTCGACGCGCTGGCCGCCCGCGCCCTGGCGCGCCTCGGCGCGGAGACGGAGCACCTGTGGGCACCGTGA
- a CDS encoding TetR/AcrR family transcriptional regulator produces the protein MEKDLRHLPLRERKKLRTRQTLVDTALELFAARDFTAVTLDEIVDAVEVSKRTFFRTFTSKEDVALAPEKELWAAYLTDIETRPLTGEHLLGAYKGALFAALEQMADGWEQRFLASRSLVDRTPVLTAHSLRHCSEVSAHVVRIVADRLAGESPGRTELRLLLDLMLAAWHCALEAWTSSDAAHQDRPALIRHMRQAFATIPAVAALAAQDV, from the coding sequence GTGGAGAAGGATCTGAGACACCTGCCGCTGCGCGAGCGCAAGAAGCTGCGCACCCGCCAAACCCTGGTCGATACGGCCCTCGAACTGTTCGCCGCGCGGGACTTCACCGCGGTCACGCTGGACGAGATCGTCGACGCGGTCGAGGTCTCCAAGCGCACCTTCTTCCGCACCTTCACCTCGAAGGAAGACGTGGCCCTGGCTCCGGAGAAGGAACTGTGGGCCGCCTACCTCACGGACATCGAGACCCGGCCGCTGACCGGCGAGCACCTGCTGGGCGCCTATAAAGGCGCGCTGTTCGCGGCGCTGGAGCAGATGGCGGACGGATGGGAGCAGCGCTTCCTGGCCAGTCGCAGCCTGGTCGACCGCACCCCCGTGCTGACCGCACACAGTCTGCGCCACTGCTCAGAGGTCTCCGCGCACGTCGTCCGGATCGTGGCAGACCGGCTGGCCGGAGAGTCTCCCGGCCGCACCGAACTGCGCCTGCTGCTCGACCTCATGCTCGCCGCCTGGCACTGCGCACTAGAGGCATGGACCTCATCGGACGCCGCACACCAGGACCGCCCGGCACTCATCCGGCACATGCGCCAAGCCTTCGCGACAATCCCCGCGGTCGCGGCACTGGCAGCACAGGACGTCTGA
- a CDS encoding molybdopterin oxidoreductase family protein, which produces MTQALDTCPLVVCNELFLSETARHADVVLPVASWLEKDGTFVNFDRRFQRVRPAVRPPSQARTDFEAVHAVAAALGVDLGCPTPASALAECGRLAPVFAGLSHRRLDREGAVPWPCPDPDRPGEATLYRERFATPDGRAHLAATPYLPPGEQPDDRYPLILVTGRRWAHYNSGSMTRRGGNLRLDPVDFLDLHPDDAARYGVQDGERVTVESRHGRARLVARVGGQTAPGQVFCSFHFPASGVNSLTSDHADTVTSCPEYKVTAVRVATP; this is translated from the coding sequence GTGACCCAGGCCCTGGACACCTGTCCGCTGGTCGTCTGCAACGAGCTGTTCCTGTCCGAAACCGCCCGCCACGCGGACGTGGTGTTGCCGGTGGCGTCCTGGTTGGAGAAGGACGGCACGTTCGTCAACTTCGACCGCCGGTTCCAGAGGGTGCGCCCCGCTGTCCGGCCACCGAGCCAGGCCCGGACGGACTTCGAGGCCGTGCACGCCGTCGCCGCGGCCCTGGGCGTCGACCTCGGCTGCCCGACCCCGGCCTCCGCCCTCGCCGAATGCGGGCGGCTCGCGCCGGTCTTCGCCGGACTCTCGCACCGGCGGCTGGACCGTGAGGGCGCCGTGCCGTGGCCCTGCCCGGACCCCGACCGCCCCGGGGAAGCCACCCTCTACCGAGAGCGGTTCGCCACCCCGGACGGGCGAGCCCACCTGGCCGCGACGCCCTACCTCCCGCCCGGCGAGCAGCCCGACGACCGGTATCCGCTGATCCTGGTCACCGGGCGGCGCTGGGCGCACTACAACTCCGGCAGCATGACCCGGCGCGGCGGGAATCTGCGGCTCGATCCCGTCGACTTCCTGGACCTCCATCCCGACGACGCCGCCCGGTACGGAGTGCAGGACGGTGAGCGGGTGACGGTGGAGAGCCGGCACGGCCGGGCCCGGCTCGTCGCCCGGGTCGGCGGGCAGACGGCCCCCGGCCAGGTCTTCTGCTCCTTCCACTTCCCGGCAAGCGGAGTGAACAGCCTCACCTCCGACCACGCCGACACCGTCACGTCCTGCCCCGAGTACAAGGTCACGGCAGTGCGCGTGGCCACGCCGTGA
- a CDS encoding molybdopterin-dependent oxidoreductase, with amino-acid sequence MTGVRIEVDGTAVEVPEGTSLLAAVRAAGGELPSLCHDDRLGAAGSCRTCLVRADGRIAAACVTPAAPGVRVETATEGLRELRRDAVEVIASALPPRALAAGSRSELAQACRSVGIGPEAARGGGDRGGDESHPYVRLDRDLCIACGRCVRMCAEVQGTFALTLVGRGADTVVAPGTGGPWAESDCVACGGCVDTCPTGAITEPGPARGLTSATVPAEVRTRTTCGYCGVGCALDVVARDGEVAAVLPARDGPVNRGHACVKGRFAHGYLTSPERLTQPLMRRDGRLEPVGWDEALDRVARGLRAAVEAGGPDAVAAISSARATNEENYLVQKFLRVAIGTNNVDNCSRLCHSPSAAGLAASFGLPGGTDTFDDVERADCLLVVGANPVEAHPVVGARLLQRVLRGARLVVADPRAVGLALHADVHLRPRPGTNVALFHGLAHVLLAEGLADEEFLRERATGLPELTDLLADYPPDRVADITGVPAGDLVAAARLYGRAERPAIVYGLGVTEHLHGTDGVRALSNLAILRGAVGTDRGFGVNPLRGQNNVQGASDMGALPDVLPGYGKVTDPAVRARARDVWGVPVPERPGLRIPEMFAAARAGHLRALWVIGRMSVPPTPTRTG; translated from the coding sequence GTGACCGGGGTCAGGATCGAGGTCGACGGCACCGCCGTCGAGGTGCCCGAGGGAACCTCCCTGCTCGCGGCCGTGCGCGCGGCCGGGGGCGAACTGCCCTCGCTCTGCCACGACGACCGGCTCGGCGCGGCCGGATCCTGCCGCACCTGCCTGGTGCGTGCCGACGGGAGGATCGCGGCGGCCTGTGTCACCCCGGCCGCCCCCGGGGTCAGGGTCGAGACCGCCACCGAGGGTCTGCGGGAGCTGCGCCGGGACGCGGTGGAGGTGATCGCCTCCGCCCTGCCGCCCCGGGCCCTGGCCGCCGGCAGTCGCAGCGAACTGGCGCAAGCGTGCCGGTCGGTGGGCATCGGCCCCGAGGCGGCGCGGGGCGGCGGGGACCGGGGCGGGGACGAGTCTCACCCGTACGTCCGTCTCGACCGCGATCTGTGCATCGCGTGCGGCCGGTGTGTCCGCATGTGTGCCGAGGTGCAGGGGACGTTCGCCCTCACCCTGGTCGGCCGGGGCGCCGACACCGTGGTCGCCCCCGGCACCGGCGGCCCTTGGGCGGAGTCGGACTGCGTGGCCTGCGGTGGCTGCGTCGACACCTGCCCGACCGGGGCGATCACCGAGCCGGGCCCGGCCCGCGGACTCACCTCCGCGACGGTCCCGGCGGAGGTCCGGACGCGTACGACCTGCGGCTACTGCGGCGTCGGCTGCGCGCTCGACGTCGTCGCCCGGGACGGTGAGGTCGCCGCCGTTCTGCCTGCCCGGGACGGCCCGGTCAACCGGGGGCACGCATGCGTCAAGGGGCGCTTCGCCCACGGATATCTCACCTCCCCCGAACGGCTGACACAGCCCTTGATGCGACGCGACGGCCGACTGGAGCCCGTCGGCTGGGACGAGGCCCTGGACCGCGTCGCCCGCGGCCTGCGCGCCGCCGTCGAGGCGGGCGGTCCCGACGCGGTGGCGGCGATCTCCTCCGCCCGCGCCACCAACGAGGAGAACTACCTGGTCCAGAAGTTCCTGCGGGTCGCGATCGGCACGAACAATGTCGACAACTGCTCCCGGCTGTGCCACTCCCCGTCCGCTGCCGGGCTGGCCGCCTCCTTCGGGCTCCCCGGCGGCACCGACACCTTCGACGACGTCGAGCGGGCCGACTGCCTGCTGGTGGTCGGCGCCAACCCCGTCGAGGCGCACCCGGTGGTCGGCGCCCGGCTGTTGCAGCGCGTTCTGCGCGGCGCCCGGCTGGTCGTCGCCGACCCGCGGGCCGTCGGCCTGGCCCTCCACGCGGACGTGCACCTGCGGCCCCGACCCGGCACCAATGTCGCCCTCTTCCACGGGCTCGCCCATGTGCTGCTCGCCGAAGGGCTGGCCGACGAGGAGTTCCTGCGCGAGCGGGCCACCGGCCTGCCAGAACTCACCGACCTGCTCGCCGACTACCCACCCGACCGGGTGGCGGACATCACCGGCGTACCGGCCGGGGACCTGGTCGCGGCCGCGCGGCTCTACGGGCGTGCCGAACGCCCCGCCATCGTGTACGGCCTGGGCGTCACCGAGCACCTCCACGGCACCGACGGGGTCCGCGCCCTGTCCAACCTGGCGATTCTGCGCGGCGCCGTCGGCACCGACCGGGGCTTCGGGGTGAACCCGCTGCGCGGCCAGAACAACGTCCAAGGCGCCTCCGACATGGGCGCGCTGCCCGACGTCCTGCCCGGATACGGAAAGGTCACCGACCCGGCCGTCCGCGCGCGGGCGCGGGACGTCTGGGGCGTGCCGGTCCCGGAACGGCCCGGTCTGCGTATTCCGGAGATGTTCGCGGCGGCCCGAGCCGGTCATCTGCGGGCGCTGTGGGTGATCGGGAGGATGTCTGTGCCACCGACCCCGACACGAACCGGGTGA
- a CDS encoding V-type ATP synthase subunit B has protein sequence MTARDEIEYTAVRELRGPLAVVEGVSGVGWDEFATITLDSGDQRHGLVLEVNRDLAVVQVLEDTAGMDPSGLRVAFAGEPLRIPVGPGWLGRVCNGRGEPVDGGPPVFGTGSAPVAGNPINPVRRQPPSEPVLTGVGAVDTLTTLVRGQKLPVFSAAGLPHLELAAQIAAQATVAGEAFSVVFAGMGLTHLDAAFVRDALEERSAAGELVLLLNTADDPVIERILTPRVALTVAEHLAFTGGRHVLVVMTDMTAYAEALREVSAARGEVPARRAYPGYLYSDLASLYERCGRVRGLPGSVTVLPVLTMPAGDITHPVPDLTGYITEGQIVLSREVHALGVYPPVDALSSLSRLMRKGAGPGRTRADHLDVAAQLLAAVARARQVRELADLVGEASLSATDRRYLDFDAAFLHRFVDQRPDQRRPLEESLERAWQVLLTLPRSQLAMLPADLLDAHGARDMPHGSGPAEGEEAAAG, from the coding sequence GTGACGGCCCGGGACGAGATCGAGTACACGGCGGTGCGCGAACTGCGCGGCCCGCTCGCCGTCGTCGAAGGCGTCTCCGGCGTGGGCTGGGACGAGTTCGCAACGATCACTCTGGACTCCGGCGACCAGCGGCACGGCCTGGTCCTGGAGGTCAACCGCGACCTCGCGGTGGTCCAGGTGCTGGAGGACACGGCGGGCATGGACCCGTCCGGGCTCCGGGTGGCGTTCGCGGGGGAGCCGCTGCGCATCCCCGTCGGGCCGGGGTGGCTGGGGCGCGTCTGCAACGGCCGCGGCGAGCCCGTCGACGGGGGTCCGCCGGTCTTCGGTACCGGCAGTGCGCCGGTCGCCGGCAACCCGATCAACCCCGTGCGCAGACAGCCGCCGTCCGAACCCGTGCTCACCGGCGTCGGCGCGGTCGACACGCTGACCACACTGGTCCGCGGGCAGAAGCTGCCGGTGTTCTCCGCCGCCGGCCTGCCCCACCTGGAACTCGCCGCCCAGATCGCCGCCCAGGCCACGGTCGCCGGGGAGGCGTTCAGCGTGGTCTTCGCAGGCATGGGCCTGACCCACCTGGACGCCGCCTTCGTACGGGACGCCCTGGAGGAGCGGTCCGCCGCCGGTGAGCTGGTGCTGCTGCTCAACACCGCCGACGACCCCGTGATCGAACGCATCCTCACCCCGCGCGTCGCCCTGACGGTCGCCGAGCACCTCGCCTTCACCGGCGGCCGCCACGTCCTGGTGGTGATGACCGACATGACCGCCTACGCCGAGGCGCTGCGGGAGGTCTCCGCCGCGCGCGGCGAGGTCCCGGCCCGCCGTGCCTATCCCGGCTATCTGTACAGCGACCTGGCCTCCCTCTACGAGCGCTGCGGCCGCGTCCGCGGGCTGCCAGGCTCCGTCACCGTGCTGCCGGTGCTCACCATGCCCGCAGGCGACATCACCCACCCCGTACCGGACCTGACCGGCTACATCACCGAAGGCCAGATCGTGCTGTCCCGCGAGGTGCACGCCCTGGGCGTCTATCCGCCCGTGGACGCGCTGTCCTCGCTGTCCCGGCTGATGCGCAAGGGAGCGGGCCCCGGCCGCACCCGGGCGGACCACCTCGATGTGGCGGCACAGCTGCTGGCCGCCGTCGCCCGCGCGCGGCAGGTCCGCGAGCTGGCGGACCTGGTCGGCGAGGCGAGTCTGAGCGCCACCGACCGCCGCTATCTCGACTTCGACGCGGCCTTTCTGCACCGCTTCGTGGACCAGCGGCCCGACCAGCGGCGCCCGCTGGAGGAGTCCTTGGAACGCGCCTGGCAGGTGCTGCTCACCCTGCCGCGCAGTCAACTCGCCATGCTGCCTGCTGACTTGCTCGACGCGCACGGCGCGCGGGACATGCCGCACGGCAGCGGTCCAGCGGAGGGGGAGGAGGCCGCCGCAGGATGA
- a CDS encoding zinc-binding dehydrogenase, with translation MKALTIDHTAPGHLALTEVADPEPTAHQALIQVRSFSLNAGEVHHVVPEGDAGTVPGWDAAGVVVQAAADGSGPSVGTPVVTVGAEGAWAELRAVDTDLIGAVPEGADLGPISTLPVAAGTALRALHRIGPILGRRVLVTGAGGGVGRFTLQLAARGGAHVTALTSDTSKAEALRKLGAHEVVTDLAALEHLEPVHGVVELVGGAHMVAAHDTLAENGVLVAAGHISGDGEQFPYGALFGNSHRHNRQIATYFLLDDAVGLGADLTWLATLTARGELDPQVALRTDWTQVARAAAELAGRRVPGKAVIDVH, from the coding sequence ATGAAGGCACTGACGATCGATCACACGGCGCCCGGACACCTCGCCCTCACCGAGGTCGCCGACCCCGAACCCACCGCCCACCAGGCCCTGATCCAGGTCCGCTCGTTCTCCCTCAACGCCGGCGAGGTCCACCATGTGGTCCCCGAGGGCGATGCCGGCACGGTGCCCGGCTGGGACGCCGCGGGCGTGGTCGTCCAGGCAGCCGCAGACGGTTCCGGTCCCTCGGTCGGCACCCCCGTCGTCACCGTGGGGGCCGAAGGCGCCTGGGCCGAACTGCGCGCCGTGGACACCGATTTGATCGGCGCCGTGCCTGAGGGAGCCGATCTCGGCCCGATCAGCACGCTGCCGGTCGCGGCGGGCACGGCCCTGCGCGCCCTGCACCGGATCGGTCCGATCCTGGGGCGGCGCGTCCTGGTGACCGGCGCGGGCGGCGGCGTGGGTCGCTTCACCCTGCAGCTCGCCGCCCGGGGCGGCGCGCACGTCACCGCGCTGACCAGCGATACGTCGAAGGCCGAGGCACTGCGCAAGCTCGGCGCCCACGAGGTCGTCACCGACCTGGCCGCGCTCGAGCATCTCGAACCGGTGCATGGCGTGGTCGAACTGGTCGGCGGCGCCCATATGGTCGCCGCACACGACACCCTCGCCGAGAACGGAGTGCTGGTGGCTGCGGGGCACATATCCGGCGACGGCGAGCAGTTCCCCTACGGAGCCCTCTTCGGCAACTCCCATCGCCACAACCGCCAGATCGCCACCTACTTCCTGCTGGACGATGCCGTCGGGCTGGGCGCGGACCTCACCTGGCTCGCCACACTCACCGCCCGCGGCGAGCTGGACCCGCAAGTCGCCCTGCGCACCGACTGGACCCAGGTGGCACGGGCAGCCGCCGAACTGGCAGGCCGCCGCGTGCCGGGCAAAGCCGTCATCGATGTCCACTGA
- a CDS encoding V-type ATP synthase subunit D, with translation MTSASRMPRGRMGRLRLRHSLEVADRGAELLDRKLRILREEHTRLLRAADAGARSWAEALRRAELWLTRAVLLGGERPLDAAAADVGRAEVTVAQATTMGVRHPSAVGCVVPDRPATAAAPGNTALVHAETAYRQALRAAAEYTALRAAADLIGAEAQRTRRRVRALRHHWIPRLEAALTQVGQALEQDEHEDAVRRRWAARTRSEQE, from the coding sequence ATGACGAGCGCATCCCGGATGCCCCGCGGACGCATGGGCCGTCTGCGGCTGCGCCACAGTCTGGAGGTCGCCGACCGCGGCGCCGAGCTCCTCGACCGGAAGCTGCGCATCCTGCGCGAGGAGCACACACGCCTGCTGCGGGCCGCCGACGCCGGGGCCCGGAGCTGGGCGGAGGCACTGCGCCGGGCCGAGCTGTGGCTGACGCGGGCGGTGCTGCTGGGCGGCGAGCGGCCACTGGACGCCGCGGCGGCCGACGTGGGCCGCGCGGAGGTCACCGTCGCACAGGCCACCACGATGGGGGTGCGCCACCCGTCCGCCGTCGGCTGCGTGGTGCCGGACCGCCCCGCCACCGCCGCCGCGCCGGGCAACACCGCTCTGGTGCACGCCGAAACCGCCTACCGGCAGGCCCTGCGGGCGGCCGCCGAGTACACCGCGCTGCGGGCCGCCGCCGATCTGATCGGCGCCGAGGCGCAGCGCACCCGCCGCCGCGTCCGTGCACTGCGCCATCACTGGATCCCCCGGCTGGAGGCCGCGCTCACCCAGGTCGGCCAGGCCCTTGAGCAGGACGAGCACGAGGACGCCGTGCGCCGGAGGTGGGCGGCGCGGACGCGATCCGAACAGGAGTGA
- a CDS encoding alcohol dehydrogenase catalytic domain-containing protein: MRALVYDGPGRVSWETTPDPVIEAPTDAVIRVDTTTICGSDLHIMKGELAEVRPGTVLGHEAVGVVAEVGAEVHRIRPGDDVIVSCVSACGDCPFCRDAMYGQCRGGGGWILGREINGTQAEYVRVPFADHSTHPLRGTLTHEDAVLLAEVLPTAYEVGVCNGHVSPGDTVVVVGAGPVGLAAVITSRIYSPRRTIAVDLSQPRLEAAKRLGADAAELPGKLIDDLADGPGADVAIEAAGTPESFVLCTRVVRSGGHIANIGMHGKPATLHLEALWRKNVTISTGQVDTSSVPSLMALLTSGRLPVSDLVTDRFALDDVERAYDTFSRGPDTGALKVVMHANGVSGEEPP, translated from the coding sequence ATGCGAGCGCTCGTCTACGACGGCCCCGGCCGGGTCTCCTGGGAGACGACCCCCGATCCCGTGATCGAGGCCCCGACGGACGCGGTCATACGCGTCGACACCACCACCATCTGCGGCAGCGACCTGCACATCATGAAGGGGGAGCTGGCCGAGGTGCGGCCCGGCACCGTCCTCGGCCACGAGGCTGTCGGCGTCGTGGCGGAAGTCGGCGCCGAGGTGCACCGCATCCGGCCGGGGGACGACGTGATCGTCTCCTGCGTTTCGGCGTGCGGCGACTGTCCGTTCTGCCGGGACGCCATGTACGGGCAGTGCCGTGGCGGGGGCGGGTGGATCCTGGGCCGCGAGATCAACGGGACGCAGGCGGAGTACGTGCGCGTCCCCTTCGCCGACCACTCCACCCACCCGTTGCGCGGCACCCTGACCCACGAGGACGCGGTCCTGCTCGCCGAAGTGCTGCCCACCGCCTACGAGGTCGGCGTCTGCAACGGCCATGTGAGCCCCGGCGACACGGTCGTCGTCGTGGGCGCCGGGCCCGTGGGGCTGGCGGCCGTGATCACGTCACGGATCTACTCGCCGCGCAGAACCATCGCCGTGGACCTGTCCCAGCCCCGTCTGGAAGCGGCCAAGCGCCTGGGCGCCGACGCCGCCGAACTCCCCGGCAAGCTGATCGACGATCTGGCCGACGGACCGGGGGCCGATGTGGCCATCGAGGCCGCGGGCACCCCGGAGAGCTTCGTGCTGTGCACGCGCGTGGTGCGGTCCGGAGGCCACATCGCCAACATCGGCATGCACGGCAAGCCCGCGACCCTCCACCTCGAAGCGCTCTGGCGCAAGAACGTCACGATCAGCACCGGACAAGTCGACACCTCCTCCGTTCCCTCCCTCATGGCCCTGCTGACCTCCGGCCGTCTGCCGGTCTCCGACCTCGTGACCGACCGGTTCGCCCTGGACGACGTCGAGCGGGCCTACGACACGTTCTCCCGTGGCCCCGACACCGGAGCGCTCAAGGTGGTCATGCACGCGAACGGGGTCTCGGGAGAAGAGCCGCCCTGA
- a CDS encoding universal stress protein translates to MPMPLLVGVDGSEASLEAVDWAAEEAERHAVPLRLVHVAAADGRGHVTATADGAAADGIVGAAAARAAGRVPSVTVVPEVVHGEDTAAILAEEGRNALAVVLGSRGRGNLAGLLVGSVSLAVAGRADCPVVVVRGGPAHRTDRFRTVVVGIEDGEGSGTAADFAYREADVRHSALVAVHASREPALSAVPQLSLSGYALETGRRPPAAVLDDALRGPGQRYPQVAVERRVVDGAARQALLEAAAAADLLVVGARRRVGHFGLQLGLVNHGVLHHAPCPIAVVPQI, encoded by the coding sequence GTGCCCATGCCCTTGCTCGTCGGTGTCGACGGGTCGGAGGCCAGTCTGGAAGCCGTGGACTGGGCCGCTGAGGAGGCCGAGCGCCACGCGGTGCCGTTGCGCCTGGTCCACGTCGCGGCTGCGGACGGCCGGGGGCACGTCACGGCCACTGCGGACGGCGCCGCCGCCGACGGCATCGTCGGCGCGGCGGCGGCCCGGGCCGCCGGTCGCGTCCCGTCGGTGACCGTGGTCCCCGAGGTCGTGCACGGCGAGGACACCGCCGCCATCCTGGCCGAGGAGGGCCGTAACGCGTTGGCCGTCGTCCTCGGGTCCCGGGGGCGCGGAAACCTCGCGGGACTGCTCGTCGGCTCGGTGAGCCTGGCCGTCGCCGGGCGCGCCGACTGCCCGGTCGTCGTGGTGCGGGGCGGGCCGGCGCACCGCACCGACCGCTTCCGCACGGTCGTCGTCGGCATCGAAGACGGGGAGGGCAGCGGCACCGCGGCGGACTTCGCCTACCGCGAGGCCGATGTGCGGCACAGCGCCCTGGTGGCGGTCCACGCAAGCCGGGAACCGGCGCTGAGCGCCGTCCCGCAGCTCTCCCTGTCCGGGTACGCGCTGGAGACAGGCCGCCGCCCTCCCGCTGCCGTCCTGGACGACGCCCTGCGCGGCCCGGGGCAGCGGTATCCGCAGGTCGCGGTGGAGCGCAGGGTCGTCGACGGGGCGGCGCGGCAGGCGTTGCTGGAGGCGGCGGCCGCGGCCGATCTCCTCGTGGTGGGCGCCCGGCGACGCGTCGGTCACTTCGGTCTCCAGTTGGGCCTGGTCAATCACGGCGTACTGCACCACGCGCCGTGCCCGATCGCCGTCGTTCCACAGATATGA